The following is a genomic window from Methanobacteriaceae archaeon.
GGAGAAGAGAATTTTAATAGTGGTTGATTCATTGAAGATTGGTGGAGGCTCAGATAAGTTTGCAGCAATATTGGGGACTGAACTATACAATTATGGTTATCATGTTTCATATTTAACTTTAATGGATGAAAACCCCAAATACAGTTTTAAAGGAGATTATTATACTCTTAATGAGAGGGATATCTATGGTAATGATCTTAGAAGAGGATTAGATTTTTTAACTTACGCCCCTAAGATTAAAAGACTCTGTGAAGATCTAAATATAGACACTATTATATCAGCTGGTGACCCGGCTAATTTTCAAGCACTCATAAGTCGGTTTATTTTTAAAAATAAGGTACGTATCATTTTAACTCAACATATGAATCCTGAAATTTTTTTAGACAGTCCGTTAAAATTCCGATTAATCAAATATTGTTTTCCTCGTGCTGATAAGGTCGTTTGCGTTTCTAAAGATGTAGAAAGAATTTTAAATGAAAATTATGGTGTTGAAAATACCTTAACTATCTATAATATGGTAGATATTGAAAAAAATATTAAACTATCCTTGGAAGAACTTCCTGATGAGTATAATGGCTTTTTTGAAGGAAAGAATAATAAGAAGAATTTTCACTTCATTAATGTGGGTAGATTAGATTATCAGAAGGGACAGTACTTTTTGATTCGAAGTTTCCGGCGTGTAGTAGATTATTATGGGAATGCAAGATTATTAATTTTGGGGGAGGGCGATTTAAGAGGGAATTTGCAAGATTTGATCACTTCACTTGGTTTAAATGAGAATGTTTTTTTGTTGGGCGAGGTAGAAAATGTGTTTCCATTCCTTATATCTAGTGATTGTTTTGTTTTAAGTTCCCTTTGGGAAGGCCTACCTTTATCTTTAATTGAAGCCCTTTCAATGAATCTCCCAGTTATATCTACTGATTGTAAAACAGGCCCTAGAGAGATATTATGCCCTGAACTAGATTTAGATGAAAAGATTAATTATCCTTATTTAGGCAAACACGCAATATTAACACACAAATTTCATAAAGTTCCTGTTTTTTCCACGGTCAGTCAAGTTTCTCTCAATAAATCTGAGGCAATGTTAGCTGATTTGATGATTAGAATGATTGAAGATCCTGATTTAATTAAAAATTACTCTAACGGTCGAGTAGTCGCCAAAAACTTTGATAAAGAAAAAATTATAACTCAATGGGATACCTTATTAAAATAATAACTCCACAAATCATTATATAGTTCATTTACTTAAATTTTTAGGGAATTTAAAATCAAGATTTATGGATTGAAAGTTCAATTCACTTATCAATTGCTGTTATTTGCATAAAATACTCATATCATAAATCACCAAAAAGTGTTTAATGGAAATCATTTAGATTTTTTTTGCATATGTTGTTAAATGTTCTTCAAATTCAGTAATAGAATCATAGCCTAATTGATTTAACATTTTTTCAAGACGGATATATGTTTTTTCACCATTTAATTGGTGATAAGATGCAATTGCCAAATTAACCTTGTTATTTAATAGAATCTTCTTGGAACCTTTTATTAGTTCAATTTCAGCCCCTTCAACATCAGCTTTGATAAAATCAACATTATTTATACTTAAATTATCCAATTCTTGATCTAAAGAGACAACTGAAACATTAATGGTAGAATTTGCCATATTTTCTTCAAATATTAACGATGAACCTTTATCATTCTTTTTAAAATTTAATTGTGTTTTTTTATTCCATAAGCCTTTGTTAACGGGTATTATATTGGAAATATTATTAAGTTTTATGTTGTGCAATAATTTTTTAATGTTTGCCGGATCAGGTTCAAATGCTATTACCAAACCCTTTTCCCCCACCTGTTGTGATGCTAAAACTGAGAAAGTTCCTTGATAAGCACCACAATCTATTATTGTATCATTTTTTTTGATTGTATATTTTCTTAAATAACCTTCTAAAATTTCATAAAAATCGCTAGAGGGATAGTCACAGAATTTGTAGACATTTTCTCCGTACTTTCAATGAAAATATCATTCTTATATGTTGTATTAAAATCGCTATTTCTAAATAAGTATTTATTAGCGATAAAACATTTTAGAATATTTTTGATTTTTCCTTCAGGGAAGTAAGAGAAAAATATTTCTCCAAAAAATTTATTCCATCTTTTCTGCATCATAACACATAATATTTTTTTAATTGGGACTGTAAATTTAATGGCTGATAACTGTTCATCAAAATTTGAAATTCTTTTTTATGGTTCTTTCACCAAAGAAGATTAGTCAAAGCAAAGATTGTTTACAAATTCTCTCCAACCCCAATAACTTTACAGCTCCTTTTAATTATAACCAAGTGGTTTTTTATTTGAGTTTTTATTGAACATTTCAAAGGGTTAAATTAGTGTCATTTCCAGTACTTCAGTAATTACTCTTCTTTTATTAAAGAGATTCTTTAATACTATTGGTTAATACTATGAATGGTTTATAATTTAATAATTTTAAATACACATAAAACCATGACTACTATTATACTAAATTTTATTGAACCAAAAGTCACATAATAACATATGTTGCTAATTATATCCACATAATCCACATAGAAAGGGCTTTAATTAAAAAATGAGTAGTATAAATCATGAAAGTTTTAATTTTGGTTGAATCACTTAAAGTAGGAGGAGGATCTGAAAGGTTCGCCGCCAACTTGGGAACACAACTTTACCATAAAGGTTATCATGTTTCATATTTAACTTTAATGGATGAAAACCCAAAATACAGTTTTAAAGGTGACTATTATACTCTTAACCAGGCTTATATTTATGGAAATGCTTTTAAAAGAGTATTTGATCTTTTAAGATATTCTCCAAAAATTAAAAGACTTTGTGAAGATTTGAATATTGATACCATAATCTCAGTGGCTGAAGTGGCAAATTTTCATGCTGTTTTAAGTCGGCTTTATGGAAACAAGGTGCGTATTATTCTTTCTCAGCATATTAATCCAGAAATATTTTTAGATAGTCCATTGAAATTCAGATTGGTAAAATTCTTCTATTCGCGTGCGGATGATGTGGTGTGTGTTTCAAAAGAAGTTGAAAAGGTTCTAAATAACACTTACGGTATTTCAAATACATTAACCATCTATAATATGATTGATATTGAAAAAAACATTAATCTATCTCTGGAAAAAATTCCTGAAGACTATAAAAAGTTATTTAATGTGAAGAATCAACAAAAATATTTTAATTTCATTAATGTAGGTAGATTAACCCGGCAAAAGGGTCATTGGTTTTTGATTAGGAGTTTTAGAAGAGTTGTGGAACATTATAGAAATGCAAGATTATTGATTTTGGGGGAAGGTGTTCTGAGAGAAGATCTCGAAGCATTAATTGAACAACTAGATTTATGTGAGAATGTATTTCTCTTAGGTGAACAGGAGAATGTTTATCCCTTCCTCAAAAATAGTGACTGTTTTGTTTTCAGTTCCCTATGGGAAGGTCTGCCCCTATCTTTAATCGAAGCACTTTCGATGAATATTCCAATTATATCCACAGATTGCAAAACAGGTCCGAGGGAAGTTTTATGTCCAGAACTGGATTTAGAAGAAGCAGTTAATTATCCTTATTTTGGAAAACACGCAATCCTCACCAGATCTTTCCAAAATGAAATCATATTTAAAAATCTGGAAGAATTACCATTAACTGAGGATGAACATATTTTTTCGGATATGATGATTAAGATCATAGAAGATCCCGATTTAAAAGTAAAATATTCAAACACACGTGAATTAGCTTCAAATTTTTCTTACAAGAAAATTATCGATCAATGGGATAATTTATTATATTTATAGAGATTTTTAAATGAGATTAAGCAAAAATTTCTAAATTTCAACAATCATTTAAAAAATCTTAGGTTATAAGTATGGAATCTCCAGAGAAACTTAAAAAAACCACTAAAAAATATTACCCGCTGGTTTCTATTATAACTCCAACGTATAATCATGAAAAATTCATTTCAAGTTGCATAGAGAGTGTTTTAGAGCAAACATACCCAAATTGGGAAATGATTATTATAGATGATGGTTCTACGGATAGAACTGGCCGTATAATTCAGGAATACAAGGATAAAAGAATTAAATATGTCAAACAAGATCATCTTGGCATCTGGAAACTAAATGAAACATACAATAAAGCTTTGAATTTATCTAACGGTGATTTAATTGCTATTTTAGAAGGTGATGATGCATGGTCTAGTAATAAATTAGAAGAACAAGTAAAAATTTTTGCAAGTAAGGATATTATATTGACTTGGGGAAGAAAGAATACCATAAATAATAAAAATGAAATTATATCTTTTGACCTTCACAGCCTTAAGCCATTTATGTGCATGTCACAGGAGGAAATAATAAAAAATCTCCTCATTTATAATTTCATGCAACCTTGCACTGTGATGATAGATAAAAAAGCTTTATTATCCATCGGGGGTTTTTTACAGTATGAGAATGTACCATTTGTAGATTACAGCACTTTTTTAGAACTTAGTTTGAAAGGAAAATTCTATCCTTCTGACTCAGTTTTGGGCTATTGGAGGAAGCATAAGGCACAGGTAACCACGGTACAAGAGACTGAAGTAACTAAAGCGTTCATGATTTCAGTAGATTTTTTTGAAAAACTAGATCCTTCGATTAAAAAAACGATTAAATTTGATATAAATGAAAAAGTGAAGTTTCACGAAAAACTGTTAATTGACCAGGTTGCAGTTTCAGCTAGATTATCCTTATTAAATGGTAATTGGGATGAAGCATTAACCCAATATAAACATATGTTTCAAAATGGTGGTTTTTCTATTAAATTACAATCTTTTTTGGGTATTATCTGTGCTATTTGCAGGTTAAATCTTGAATGGTTAGCAGTTATTAGCTGTAAACCTAAATTATGTGATACTTCGGGGGAATGGTGTACAACGGTATATAAAAATAATAAATTATCCTTTTTATTTAGAATTCAAATTTTTGCAATGAATTTGTTTCTAAGATTACTCGGTAAACCTACTTTGTCTGCAAAAGTGTAAAGAATACAAAATTGGTGTTAAAATAGATGTTTCTAGCAATTTTCAACATTATGATTTTTTTTTATTTAGGGCTAATTTATCGATTAGTAAATTGCTCTTCTA
Proteins encoded in this region:
- a CDS encoding FkbM family methyltransferase translates to MLEGYLRKYTIKKNDTIIDCGAYQGTFSVLASQQVGEKGLVIAFEPDPANIKKLLHNIKLNNISNIIPVNKGLWNKKTQLNFKKNDKGSSLIFEENMANSTINVSVVSLDQELDNLSINNVDFIKADVEGAEIELIKGSKKILLNNKVNLAIASYHQLNGEKTYIRLEKMLNQLGYDSITEFEEHLTTYAKKI
- a CDS encoding glycosyltransferase encodes the protein MESPEKLKKTTKKYYPLVSIITPTYNHEKFISSCIESVLEQTYPNWEMIIIDDGSTDRTGRIIQEYKDKRIKYVKQDHLGIWKLNETYNKALNLSNGDLIAILEGDDAWSSNKLEEQVKIFASKDIILTWGRKNTINNKNEIISFDLHSLKPFMCMSQEEIIKNLLIYNFMQPCTVMIDKKALLSIGGFLQYENVPFVDYSTFLELSLKGKFYPSDSVLGYWRKHKAQVTTVQETEVTKAFMISVDFFEKLDPSIKKTIKFDINEKVKFHEKLLIDQVAVSARLSLLNGNWDEALTQYKHMFQNGGFSIKLQSFLGIICAICRLNLEWLAVISCKPKLCDTSGEWCTTVYKNNKLSFLFRIQIFAMNLFLRLLGKPTLSAKV
- a CDS encoding glycosyltransferase, coding for MEKRILIVVDSLKIGGGSDKFAAILGTELYNYGYHVSYLTLMDENPKYSFKGDYYTLNERDIYGNDLRRGLDFLTYAPKIKRLCEDLNIDTIISAGDPANFQALISRFIFKNKVRIILTQHMNPEIFLDSPLKFRLIKYCFPRADKVVCVSKDVERILNENYGVENTLTIYNMVDIEKNIKLSLEELPDEYNGFFEGKNNKKNFHFINVGRLDYQKGQYFLIRSFRRVVDYYGNARLLILGEGDLRGNLQDLITSLGLNENVFLLGEVENVFPFLISSDCFVLSSLWEGLPLSLIEALSMNLPVISTDCKTGPREILCPELDLDEKINYPYLGKHAILTHKFHKVPVFSTVSQVSLNKSEAMLADLMIRMIEDPDLIKNYSNGRVVAKNFDKEKIITQWDTLLK
- a CDS encoding glycosyltransferase — encoded protein: MKVLILVESLKVGGGSERFAANLGTQLYHKGYHVSYLTLMDENPKYSFKGDYYTLNQAYIYGNAFKRVFDLLRYSPKIKRLCEDLNIDTIISVAEVANFHAVLSRLYGNKVRIILSQHINPEIFLDSPLKFRLVKFFYSRADDVVCVSKEVEKVLNNTYGISNTLTIYNMIDIEKNINLSLEKIPEDYKKLFNVKNQQKYFNFINVGRLTRQKGHWFLIRSFRRVVEHYRNARLLILGEGVLREDLEALIEQLDLCENVFLLGEQENVYPFLKNSDCFVFSSLWEGLPLSLIEALSMNIPIISTDCKTGPREVLCPELDLEEAVNYPYFGKHAILTRSFQNEIIFKNLEELPLTEDEHIFSDMMIKIIEDPDLKVKYSNTRELASNFSYKKIIDQWDNLLYL